A region from the Desulfoglaeba alkanexedens ALDC genome encodes:
- a CDS encoding deoxyguanosinetriphosphate triphosphohydrolase, producing the protein MLNRGKPDQTDHVRGWIEERERVFLAPQAAKSAETLGRRRPEAECPLRTAFQRDRDRIVHCKAFRRLKHKTQVFLSPTGDHYRTRLTHTLEVSQIARTIGRALALNEDLIEAIALGHDLGHTPFGHGGERVLNEIVPGGFHHNRQSLRVVDHLEKDGRGLNLTHEVRDGILKHSKGRSHPILTEPDLRPMTLEGQVVRVADIVAYLNHDLDDAIRADILRPEDVPEDIRRSLGATHGERIHTLVRDTVRASLESGLSEIRLSPAMLEQVERLRAFLFDRVYDMPQILAEFERARKVIVDLYELFMNDDRIFEKEIGPLAPGVRREQRVCDHIAGMTDRYALELFKSLFLPRPWMKL; encoded by the coding sequence ATGCTCAACCGGGGAAAGCCGGATCAAACCGATCATGTGCGCGGCTGGATCGAGGAGCGGGAGCGGGTGTTCCTGGCGCCCCAGGCCGCCAAGAGTGCGGAAACGCTGGGCCGGCGGCGGCCCGAAGCCGAATGCCCTCTCCGCACCGCCTTCCAGAGGGACCGGGATCGGATCGTCCATTGTAAGGCCTTCCGGCGCCTCAAACACAAGACCCAGGTCTTCCTTTCCCCAACCGGAGACCACTACCGGACCCGCCTCACCCACACGCTGGAAGTATCGCAGATCGCTCGAACCATCGGCCGTGCCCTGGCCCTGAACGAAGACCTCATTGAAGCCATCGCCCTCGGCCATGACCTGGGGCACACGCCTTTCGGCCACGGCGGCGAACGGGTGCTAAACGAAATTGTCCCGGGAGGGTTCCATCACAACCGCCAGAGCCTCCGGGTCGTCGATCATCTTGAAAAGGACGGGCGCGGGCTGAACTTGACCCATGAAGTCCGTGACGGCATCCTGAAGCATTCTAAAGGACGGTCGCATCCCATCCTCACGGAACCCGACCTTCGGCCCATGACGCTCGAAGGCCAGGTTGTGCGCGTCGCCGATATCGTAGCTTATCTCAATCACGACCTGGACGACGCGATTCGCGCAGATATACTGAGACCGGAAGACGTTCCCGAGGATATCCGCCGCAGCCTGGGAGCGACCCATGGCGAGCGGATCCATACGCTGGTTCGGGATACGGTTCGGGCGAGTCTGGAGTCGGGGCTGTCCGAGATCCGGCTGAGTCCTGCCATGCTGGAGCAGGTCGAGCGCCTTAGGGCCTTTCTTTTCGATCGGGTCTACGACATGCCGCAGATCCTCGCCGAATTCGAACGCGCCCGCAAGGTGATCGTTGACCTCTACGAGCTGTTCATGAATGACGACCGGATCTTCGAGAAGGAGATCGGGCCGCTCGCGCCCGGTGTCCGGCGCGAACAGCGGGTGTGCGACCACATAGCGGGCATGACGGACAGGTATGCCTTGGAGCTTTTCAAGAGCCTCTTCCTTCCGCGGCCCTGGATGAAGCTGTGA